The Pseudodesulfovibrio senegalensis nucleotide sequence CGCCCATGGACAGCGAGCAGCCGTAGCCCACGATGCTGACGGCGCGCACATAGCGCGGCTTCATCTGCTTGAGGTCGCCCTTGAGCATGAGGGTTCCGGCCGGGCTGGTGGGGATGCCCCGTTCGTTGCGCGGGGGCTTGGCCACGTGCTGGGTGCCGGAACCGAGAACATACCCGATGCCGCCACCCATGAATATCTTGGTTCCCAGACCGATGGTCTGCAGATAGGGGTCGTTGAACAGGGGCGAAAGCTGGCCGGCCGTGGCGTAGTTCACGTTGCGGCTGTTGGGCTTGAGCGGCCCCATGTAGGTATAGATTGTGCGGCTGGTCAGGTTCACGGCCGCATTGTAATTCTGGTAGCAGTTGCGCGGGTTGAACAGCCAGGCGTTGGGCAGGTCCGCAAGGGTCACGTCCTTGTCCAGCTCGCGACGCGGGTAACAGTCCGAACCGTAGGCCTGTGCGCGCAGATGCACGGCGCGGCCGCGCAGCAGATCCTCAATCACGTGGCTTCCGCCATAGCGGAAACGGCCCGGATGCACCTTGTTCAGGGGATCGTCCTCGCTCGGCTCGGTGGCGCCAAGATAACAGTCCACCGCGGCAAGGCCGGCATGGCAGGGAACATTGTTCATCCACATTCGGGAAACCTTCATCACCGGCGGCTGCTGGCCGATGTTGAAAAGCAGTCCGGAAGAACACATGGGGGAAAACGTCCCCGTGGTCACAACGTCCACTTCGCGGGCCGCCTTGACCTTGCCTTCCTTGTTGACGATGCGCGCCATTTCCTCGGCATTGACCACCACGGCCTTGCCTTTGCGGATGCGCTCGTTGATCTCGCCGATCGTCTTGTTCACCTGATGCACGGGCATGAAATCCTCCAAAAAAAAACACGCTTCTTCACTGTTTTCCATACTTGTGGAAACAGCCGGAGAATAATGGCCGAATTTTCCACGCAAGGCAAATCATTTTCCTCGCGCTTTCGGCATGAAGACTTGGCTTTACGACGATTTTAGGCTATAAAACCGCATCTGCGGGATGGTGTTTAAAAAGTTCTGAAACTGATTTTTTTTATTCATATATATCATGTAGTTGAAAACAGACATCCAAAAAGACGCTATCGACGTGAAACAAGCCTTTCGAAAACACCTCAAGCAAAGCTATTCCAACGACGAGCTCAAGCGCTGGTATGACCCGCTGCAACTGGATTTCTCGGAAGAGGATCATCAGCTCGTGGTACTGTTTCCGCATCTGTTCTTTGCTTCCTGGTTCGAAAAATCCGTGCAGAGCGCATTCGAGTCCCAGCTCAACCTCTTCCTGGGCAACGGCTATTCGGTCAGCTACGACACCAATGGCGGCAGCCAGACGGGCGGTCAGGGCATGCCCGCCGTTTCCATGACCAAACGCATCGATTTTCCCTTTGACCGCCAATTCACGTTCGACACCTTTCTGATCAACAAGAAAAACTATTTTCCCCTGGCGTCGGCACGAGAAGTGGCCAAGCAATCCGGTTCGCTGTTCAACCCCTTCATCATCTGCGGTCCCAACGGGTCCGGAAAAACACACCTGATGAAGGCCGTTGCCAACGAAATCAGCAAACAGCACGACTGTTCCAAGATATTCCTCGGGTCCATGGACCAGTTGAACAATCTCTATGCGGTCAAATTCAACGGCGATTCCTTCCGGGCGCGGCACCACGTGTTCGATTTCGATTACCTGTTCATCGACGATTTTCAGCAGATCCGCCAATATCCGAGTATGCAGCACGAAGTTGTCAACATATTCAACCACTTCTATGACAACAAGAAACAGATGGTCTTCACCTGCCGCGACAAGATCAGTGCCTACGACTTTCTGGACGCGGACCTGCAATCCCGGCTGGGCTGGGGGCTTATCGTCACGCTCAAGGAGCCGGACCTTGAAATCCGCGTGGGCTATATCCAGCAGCAGTGCCGCTTCAAGAAACTGCCCCTGACCAAGGAACAGATTCTGACCCTTGCCCAGCGGTTTTCCGATTTCCGCTATCTGCAGGGCGTACTGCTCAAGCTGTTCGCCTACCGCGAACTGGTGCACAAGGATATATCGCAAAAGGATTTCGACCATATCCTGAACAACACTGAAGAAAAGAACACGGACGACCTGACGCCCAAGAGAATAATGCAGGTGGTCTGCGAGCACTTCAACGTCAACTACAAAGATCTTGTGGGCGTCAAACGTCACCAGCACATTGCCCAGGCCCGGCAGGTAGCCATGTTCCTGTGCCGCGAAATGCTCAATGTTTCCTATCCGGCCCTTGGCCGCACCTTCGGAGGAAAAGACCACAGCACGGTCTTGTATTCTGTGAAAAAAGTAAAACAATTACAGGTAGATGATAACGATTTGAAACAGATGTTGAAAACGTTGAAGAAAAAATGTCGCATGTCGGGTTCATAATGGAAATCCCTTGCCCCTTGAACATCCTGTTCCAAAAGACGGACATATGGTGTTCCAATTTTTTTCTTTTATTTCAAATTGATATCTAGGTTAGCTACAAAGCTACAGAGATTATTAATCTTCACTAAAAGGAGATTTTATTATGTTTTTGAAAGTGAACAGGGATGGTATCATTGAAGGCCTTCAGAAATCGGCCAACATCATTCCTGCCAAAACCGGGGCCGCCTTCCTGCGCACCATCTGGCTCAAGGCGGAGAACGGAACCCTGAACATCATGTCCACGGATTCCAATCTGGAATTCATGGGTTCCTATCAGGCCGAGGTCACGGACGAGGGTCTCGCCGGAGTGCAGGGCCGCGCTTTCTATGATTTGGTGCGCCAGTTGCGCTCGGATCAGGGCGAGCTGGTCATCAAGACCGACGGCGAGAACCAGAATCTCCTCATGGAACAGAAAGCCAGGAAATACACCTTTCCGGTGAACGATCCCGAATGGTTCCAGAAATTTTCGCAATTCCCGGAAAACGGAACCGTATTCTGGTCCGGTGATTTCCTGCACGAGATCATCGAAAAGATATCGTTCTGCATTTCCGATGAAGATTCCATGGAAGCCATCGCCTGCCTGTACATGATTCCCCGCGAGGAAAACGGTACGCGCTCCATCGAGGTCTGCGGCCTGAACGGCCATCAGTTCGCCATGTTCAACTTCGTGAACGACGACATTGCCGACCTGCTTCCGGCCGAAGGCGTGCTCATCCAGAAAAAATATCTGGCCGAGCTCAAGAAATGGCTGACCGCCGATGAAATCGAAATGGCCATCAGCGAAAAGCGGCTTTTCTTCCGCACGGGCGACAAGTCCGAGACCTTCACCCTGCCGCTTTCCTATTACCAGTATCCCAATTATTACAACTTCCTGGCAAAGCTGAACGACGACGACGTGTCCAAGCTGCAGGTCAACCGTGCCGAGCTGGTGGACGCGCTGGGCCGCGTTTCCCTGTTCAACACGGACTCCAACCGTTGCGCGTATTTCACCTTTGGCGAAGGCGAAGTGACCGTTCATTCGCAGGGACAGGATACGGGTGCTGCGCGCGAGTCCATCGGCGCTACCTATTCCGGCGATCTGGAACGCATCGCCTTTCCCACCAAGAACCTGATCGACATCCTGAATCACTTCAATTCCGAGTCCGTGACCTTCACCCTGACCGGCGGCGAAGCGCCCTGCGGCATCAGCGGTGAAGACGACCCGGACTACAAGGTCATTGTCATGCCCATGATGATTCAGGAAGAGACCTACTACACCGAGGATAACGCTTAAATGAGTTCACAGTACACAGCCGAGAGCATCACGATTCTCGAGGGCCTTGCGGCTGTCCGCAAGCGTCCGGCAATGTACATCGGCTCCACGGACATCCGTGGGCTGCATCATCTCGTCTACGAGGTCATCGACAACTCCATAGACGAGGCCATGGCCGGTCATTGCGACAAGATCAAGGTTACCCTGCACATGGACAACTCGTGCACGGTTTCGGACAACGGCCGCGGTGTTCCCGTGGACATCCACCCCAAGGAAGGCGTTCCCGCGCTTCAGGTGGTCATGACCATGTTGCACGCGGGCGGCAAGTTCGACAACGATTCCTACAAGGTTTCCGGCGGATTGCACGGCGTGGGTGTTTCCTGCGTCAACGCGTTGTCCGAATTCATGGAATCCACGGTCAAGCGCAACGGCAAGACCTATCGCATGAAGTTCGAACGCGGGGTTCCGGTCACCGAGCTGGAGGAGATCGGTCCGTCCGATTCCACGGGAACCACGCAGCGTTTTCGTCCGGATGAGGAAATTTTCGAGGTCAATCAGTTCGATTTCGATACGCTCAAGAAACGGTTCAAGGAGCTGGCCTACCTGAACTCCGGCCTTGAAATCGAATTCAAGGACGAGCGCAGCGGCGATGTGGAGACCTTTCGTTTCGACGGCGGCATCCGCCAGTATGTCGAGCACATCAACACCGGCGTGACCACCATCGGCGACATCATCTACGGTGAGGGCGAAGCCGAAAGCATCATGGTGGAATTCGCCATTCAGTATTGCTCGGCCTACAAGGAAAATCTGTACACATTCGCCAACAATATCCGCACCATTGAAGGCGGCACACACCTGGCCGGGTTCAAGACCGCGCTTACGCGCGCCATCAACGGCTACATCCAGTCCGCGGACCTGCCCAAGAAGCTGGTCAAGCGCCTGACTGGTGACGACGTGCGCGAAGGCATGACCGCGGTCATTTCCATCAAGCTGCCCGATCCGCAGTTCGAGGGCCAGACCAAGACCAAACTCGGCAACTCCGAGGCTGCGGGACTTGTGGCGGGTCTCGTGTATGAAAAGCTGTGCACCTTCTTCGAAGAGAATCCCAAGGAATCGCGGATGATCATCGAGAAGGTGGTGGACGCTGCCCGGGCCCGCGAGGCTGCCCGCAAGGCGCGCGACCTGGTGCGACGCAAGGGCGCCCTTTCCGACAACTCCCTGCCCGGCAAGCTGGCCGACTGCCAGTCCAAGAACCCCGAGGATTCCGAAATCTTCATTGTTGAGGGTGACTCCGCAGGCGGTTCCGCAAAGCAGGGACGCGATCCCAAGCATCAGGCCATTTTGCCCCTGCGAGGCAAGATCCTGAACGTGGAAAAGACCCGTTTCGACAAGATGCTGGCCAACAAGGAAGTCCGTGCCATGATCACGGCCTTCGGCATCGGCATCGGCAAGGAAGAGGATGAAAAGGATTACGACAAGCTGCGCTATCACAAGATCGTGATCATGACTGACGCAGACGTGGACGGATCGCACATCCGGACCCTGTTGCTGACATTCTTCTTCCGCCAGTATCCCGACGTCATTGACCGCGGTCATTTGTATATTGCCCAGCCTCCCCTGTTCCGGGCGCACAAGGGCAAGTTCGAACGATTCATCAAGGACGAGGACGAACTGCACGCATTCCTGCTGGAAAAGGCGGGCAGCGACCTCAAGCTCGAAACCCAGAACGGCAAGCAATACGAAGGCACGGAACTGCTGACCCTGTTGCAGCGCGTGCACTTCATTCGCGACAAGTTCTCGGAGGCCGAGAACATGGGCGTTCCGTCCGGTTTGTACCAGGTGCTCATGGAATACCCCGAACGAATCCAGTTCAATCATTTCGAGGAAAATGATCCGGCAGTGTTCAAAAGCGACATGCGGGAAAAGGGATTCAAGGTGGAGATCATTGCCGAGCGCGACTACGAGCTGGAAAAGGACCGTACCTACCTGATTTTCGAGGACGACAACGCGCACCGCACGCGGCTGGCCATGGAATTCTTCCATTCCAAGATATACAAGCAGGGCTACCAGAGCTTCGTGGACATGCGCGAGGACTGCGGCGCCTTTTCCTTCAAGCTCAACGTCAAGGACGAGATCACGGAAATCCGGGGCATTTTCGCCCTGTACGACGCGGTCATCGAGGAAGCGCACCGCGGCTGGCAGATCCAGCGCTACAAGGGTCTGGGCGAAATGAACCCGGAGCAGCTCTGGGAAACCACCATGGACCCGGAAAAACGGACCATGCTCAAGGTCACCGTGGACGATGCGGCCGAGGCCAACGACATCTTCATGGACCTCATGGGCGACAACGTGGAACCGCGCCGGGCGTTCATTGAACGCAACGCGCTCATGGTGCAGGAGCTGGACATCTAGGACCGCAACGAGCGGCTGAAACAAATAGAAAATTGTTGCGGCACGCGCCGTTTTCCTGCGGGAGCGCGCCAAAACGCTTTGGAAGATACTTCGGATAGCGGGGACATGGTCCCTGCTCCGAACTGCCGGAGGCAAATGAATGAATAACCAGATTTCCATCGAGAGCGAACTCAAGAAAAGTTATCTCGAGTATTCGCTGAGCGTCATCATAGGCCGGGCCATCCCGGATGTGCGCGACGGGCTCAAGCCCGTGCACCGGCGCATCCTGTTTGCCATGCATGACCTCGGCAACTCCTACAACCGCGCCTACAAGAAATCCGCGCGCGTGGTCGGTGACGTCATCGGTAAATACCACCCGCACGGCGACTCGGCCGTGTATGACGCATTGGTCCGCCTTGCGCAGGATTTTTCCATGCGCGATCCCCTTGTGGATGGTCAGGGTAACTTCGGCTCCATCGACGGCGATGCTGCAGCGGCAATGCGTTACACTGAAGTGCGCATGGCCCGCCTTGCCAGCGAGTTTCTCACCGACATCGAGAAACAGACCGTCGACTTCAGGCCCAACTACGACAACACCCTGAACGAGCCTTCGGTTCTGCCCACCAAGGTGCCCAACCTGCTGCTCAACGGTACCGCCGGTATCGCGGTGGGCATGGCCACCAACATCCCGCCCCACAACCTGGGCGAGCTGGTGGACGGCACCACGCACCTGCTGGACAACCCGGACTGCACGGTCACCGACCTCATGGGTTTCATCAAGGGACCGGATTTTCCCACCGGGGCAACGGTTTTCGGCGGTCAGGGCCTTGTGGACGCCTACAACACCGGCCGCGGCTCCATCAAGATCCGCGGTGTCATGGAGGTTGAGGAACGCAAGGGCAACCGCCATTCCATCGTGGTCAAGGAAATCCCCTATGCCGTGAACAAATCCACGCTGGTGGAAAAGATCGCCCACCTGGTCAACGACAAGAAGATCGAGGGCATCACGGACCTGCGCGACGAATCGGACCGCAACGGCATCCGCATCGTCATGGATCTCAAGCGCGGTTCCATTCCCGATATCATCATCAATTCCCTGTACAAGTTCACCCCGCTGGAAACCAGCTTCGGCATCAACATGATGGCCGTTGTGGGCAACCGGCCCATGCTCCTGAACCTCAAGGAAGTGCTCAACTGCTTCCTCGACCACAGGCGCGAGGTCATCATCCGGCGCACCAAGTTCGATCTGGACAAGGCCGAACGCCGGGTTCACATCCTCGAGGGTCTGCGCATCGCCGTGGACAACATCGACGAAGTGGTCAAGATCATCCGCGCATCCGCTTCCGCGCCCGAGGCCAAGGCCAACCTCATGGAACGCTTCGAGCTTTCCGAGGTACAGTCGCAGGCCATTCTGGACATGCGCCTGCAGCGCCTGACCGGACTTGAGCGCGACAAGCTCATGGAAGAATACAAGGAACTGCTCAAGCGCATCGAATATTACCGCTCCATTCTGGACAACGAGGACGTGCTCAAGGGTGTTATCCGCGACGAGCTGGCCGATGTCCGGAAGATCTACGCCACCGAGCGCAAGAGCGAGCTTTTGCAGCACGATCTGGACAGCATCGACATCGAGGACCTCATCGCCGATGACGAAACCGTCATCACCCTTTCAAGGCGCGGCTACATCAAGCGCACGCCCCTGACCAACTATCAGGCACAGCGCCGGGGCGGAAAGGGCATTGCCGGGGTACAGACCAGCGATGGCGATTTCATCCACACCTTCATGCTGACCACCAACCACAAGTGGTTGTTGCTGTTCACCAACCTTGGCAAGATGTTCAAGATCAAGGCGCATCAGGTTCCCGAAGGCAGCCGGTATGCCAAAGGCGCGCATATCGCCAACCTCCTTCCCCTGGAAAAGGATGAGGAGATCGCAACGGCCATGAGTCTGCAGGAACTGTCCGAGGACCGTTTCTTCCTGTTCGTGACCAAGCGGGGCATGATCAAGCGTTCCAGCATGGACCTGTACCAGAACTGCCGCACCACCGGCATCCGGGCCGTGAACCTCAAGGAAGGCGACGAGCTCATGACCGTGCAGGAAGTGAACCCGGATGCGGACTGCATCCTGGCCACGCAGAAAGGCACGGCCATCCGTTTCAATATCCGCGATGCACGCCCCATGGGCCGCGCAACGGCCGGAGTCAAGGGCATATCCCTGCGTGCAAACGATGAAGTGGTTGCCTGCGTGACCACCAGCGATGCCGACCGTTTCGAGCTGCTGACCGTGTCGCAGGGCGGTTTCGGCAAGCGCACCAACATCGAACAGTACCGGGTCCAGTCCCGCGGGGGCAAGGGCATCCTGAACATGCGCCTGACCGACAAGACCGGCGATGTATTGGGTGCGCGTCTGGTGAATGACACCGACGACATCATCCTGCTGACTTCCGGCAACAAGATCATTCGCATGAACGTCAGCGAGATAACCCTGACCCGTGGACGGGCAACACAGGGCGTGCGCTTGGTGCGCATGGACGAAGAAATCTTCGTGGCCGGATTCGATCTGGTTACGGACAAGGAAATCCAGAAGGACGACGAATCCTGATGCATACGCTCAAGGCGCTGTTTTTGACCGCAGTTATGCTGTGGTGCGCCGCGTGCGGCGGACAGCCCGTGGATGCGGACCTCAAGGCCGCGCGCGAGCAGTATTCGCAGGGATACTACCTGCAGTCCGAAACCGGATACGAGCGGTACCTGCAGCGCAATCCTCAGGGAGAATTCCGCAAGGAGGCCTGGAATCGCCTTTTGAACATTGCCCTGAACATCAAGGGCGATCTCGAGCGTTCCGTGTCCCTGCTGGAAGCCATGAGCCTTGAGGAAAGCCACGACAAGCTGGAACGATGGAAGATCATGTACCAGCTGGGCGACATCTACATGCAGCTGGGAAAACGTTCCAAGGCTGTCGAGACGCTGGAAAAATCGCTGATGCTGGCCGAGGACATGCCTGAGCAGACCGTGAAAACCCAGCTGAGGCTGGCGCGCATTTACCGCCTGCAGGGGAATTATGATCTGGTCATGGAAGCCCTGAACAACTGCGCGGAAAGTGCGTCCACCAATGAAGACAAGGCCACCTGCCTGTATGAATTGGCGCAGAGCTACAGCCTGATCAACAACTGGGGGCTGGTCCGCAAGGCCCTGGAACAGCTGCTGGCCCTTGACAATGTTGATGAGGAAAGACGGGCCATGGCCACATTTCTGCTGGCCGAGGCCTTTGAATACGCACATGA carries:
- the gyrB gene encoding DNA topoisomerase (ATP-hydrolyzing) subunit B; amino-acid sequence: MSSQYTAESITILEGLAAVRKRPAMYIGSTDIRGLHHLVYEVIDNSIDEAMAGHCDKIKVTLHMDNSCTVSDNGRGVPVDIHPKEGVPALQVVMTMLHAGGKFDNDSYKVSGGLHGVGVSCVNALSEFMESTVKRNGKTYRMKFERGVPVTELEEIGPSDSTGTTQRFRPDEEIFEVNQFDFDTLKKRFKELAYLNSGLEIEFKDERSGDVETFRFDGGIRQYVEHINTGVTTIGDIIYGEGEAESIMVEFAIQYCSAYKENLYTFANNIRTIEGGTHLAGFKTALTRAINGYIQSADLPKKLVKRLTGDDVREGMTAVISIKLPDPQFEGQTKTKLGNSEAAGLVAGLVYEKLCTFFEENPKESRMIIEKVVDAARAREAARKARDLVRRKGALSDNSLPGKLADCQSKNPEDSEIFIVEGDSAGGSAKQGRDPKHQAILPLRGKILNVEKTRFDKMLANKEVRAMITAFGIGIGKEEDEKDYDKLRYHKIVIMTDADVDGSHIRTLLLTFFFRQYPDVIDRGHLYIAQPPLFRAHKGKFERFIKDEDELHAFLLEKAGSDLKLETQNGKQYEGTELLTLLQRVHFIRDKFSEAENMGVPSGLYQVLMEYPERIQFNHFEENDPAVFKSDMREKGFKVEIIAERDYELEKDRTYLIFEDDNAHRTRLAMEFFHSKIYKQGYQSFVDMREDCGAFSFKLNVKDEITEIRGIFALYDAVIEEAHRGWQIQRYKGLGEMNPEQLWETTMDPEKRTMLKVTVDDAAEANDIFMDLMGDNVEPRRAFIERNALMVQELDI
- a CDS encoding tetratricopeptide repeat protein, yielding MHTLKALFLTAVMLWCAACGGQPVDADLKAAREQYSQGYYLQSETGYERYLQRNPQGEFRKEAWNRLLNIALNIKGDLERSVSLLEAMSLEESHDKLERWKIMYQLGDIYMQLGKRSKAVETLEKSLMLAEDMPEQTVKTQLRLARIYRLQGNYDLVMEALNNCAESASTNEDKATCLYELAQSYSLINNWGLVRKALEQLLALDNVDEERRAMATFLLAEAFEYAHDYDKVRSLLESIRETYPNPKVVEARLRALKGQK
- a CDS encoding homocysteine biosynthesis protein, whose translation is MPVHQVNKTIGEINERIRKGKAVVVNAEEMARIVNKEGKVKAAREVDVVTTGTFSPMCSSGLLFNIGQQPPVMKVSRMWMNNVPCHAGLAAVDCYLGATEPSEDDPLNKVHPGRFRYGGSHVIEDLLRGRAVHLRAQAYGSDCYPRRELDKDVTLADLPNAWLFNPRNCYQNYNAAVNLTSRTIYTYMGPLKPNSRNVNYATAGQLSPLFNDPYLQTIGLGTKIFMGGGIGYVLGSGTQHVAKPPRNERGIPTSPAGTLMLKGDLKQMKPRYVRAVSIVGYGCSLSMGVGIPIPVLNEEMAWFTGVSDADIQMPIKDYGYDYPNGLPRVLGHVTMEELKSGEIELNGKSTPTVPVTSYSMSLEIADELKKWIEDGKFLLTEKQEDIVSL
- the dnaN gene encoding DNA polymerase III subunit beta; translated protein: MFLKVNRDGIIEGLQKSANIIPAKTGAAFLRTIWLKAENGTLNIMSTDSNLEFMGSYQAEVTDEGLAGVQGRAFYDLVRQLRSDQGELVIKTDGENQNLLMEQKARKYTFPVNDPEWFQKFSQFPENGTVFWSGDFLHEIIEKISFCISDEDSMEAIACLYMIPREENGTRSIEVCGLNGHQFAMFNFVNDDIADLLPAEGVLIQKKYLAELKKWLTADEIEMAISEKRLFFRTGDKSETFTLPLSYYQYPNYYNFLAKLNDDDVSKLQVNRAELVDALGRVSLFNTDSNRCAYFTFGEGEVTVHSQGQDTGAARESIGATYSGDLERIAFPTKNLIDILNHFNSESVTFTLTGGEAPCGISGEDDPDYKVIVMPMMIQEETYYTEDNA
- a CDS encoding DnaA ATPase domain-containing protein, producing the protein MKQAFRKHLKQSYSNDELKRWYDPLQLDFSEEDHQLVVLFPHLFFASWFEKSVQSAFESQLNLFLGNGYSVSYDTNGGSQTGGQGMPAVSMTKRIDFPFDRQFTFDTFLINKKNYFPLASAREVAKQSGSLFNPFIICGPNGSGKTHLMKAVANEISKQHDCSKIFLGSMDQLNNLYAVKFNGDSFRARHHVFDFDYLFIDDFQQIRQYPSMQHEVVNIFNHFYDNKKQMVFTCRDKISAYDFLDADLQSRLGWGLIVTLKEPDLEIRVGYIQQQCRFKKLPLTKEQILTLAQRFSDFRYLQGVLLKLFAYRELVHKDISQKDFDHILNNTEEKNTDDLTPKRIMQVVCEHFNVNYKDLVGVKRHQHIAQARQVAMFLCREMLNVSYPALGRTFGGKDHSTVLYSVKKVKQLQVDDNDLKQMLKTLKKKCRMSGS
- the gyrA gene encoding DNA gyrase subunit A — encoded protein: MNNQISIESELKKSYLEYSLSVIIGRAIPDVRDGLKPVHRRILFAMHDLGNSYNRAYKKSARVVGDVIGKYHPHGDSAVYDALVRLAQDFSMRDPLVDGQGNFGSIDGDAAAAMRYTEVRMARLASEFLTDIEKQTVDFRPNYDNTLNEPSVLPTKVPNLLLNGTAGIAVGMATNIPPHNLGELVDGTTHLLDNPDCTVTDLMGFIKGPDFPTGATVFGGQGLVDAYNTGRGSIKIRGVMEVEERKGNRHSIVVKEIPYAVNKSTLVEKIAHLVNDKKIEGITDLRDESDRNGIRIVMDLKRGSIPDIIINSLYKFTPLETSFGINMMAVVGNRPMLLNLKEVLNCFLDHRREVIIRRTKFDLDKAERRVHILEGLRIAVDNIDEVVKIIRASASAPEAKANLMERFELSEVQSQAILDMRLQRLTGLERDKLMEEYKELLKRIEYYRSILDNEDVLKGVIRDELADVRKIYATERKSELLQHDLDSIDIEDLIADDETVITLSRRGYIKRTPLTNYQAQRRGGKGIAGVQTSDGDFIHTFMLTTNHKWLLLFTNLGKMFKIKAHQVPEGSRYAKGAHIANLLPLEKDEEIATAMSLQELSEDRFFLFVTKRGMIKRSSMDLYQNCRTTGIRAVNLKEGDELMTVQEVNPDADCILATQKGTAIRFNIRDARPMGRATAGVKGISLRANDEVVACVTTSDADRFELLTVSQGGFGKRTNIEQYRVQSRGGKGILNMRLTDKTGDVLGARLVNDTDDIILLTSGNKIIRMNVSEITLTRGRATQGVRLVRMDEEIFVAGFDLVTDKEIQKDDES